The genomic region ACAACAACATTTGCTTAAGTTGTAAGAGAAATCCTTTGTCAAAGAGGAGAAGCACAGGGTACATACTGAACATTCAGGCAGAACTTTTCCCTTCAGAGGTTTGTGCTCACAGAAATGCCACCCAGACCCTGAAAGCCTTTTTCATTAGCACAAACCAAGACACCATGTAGAAAACTTGCATTTTTTGAATATCAAAGAATTATCAGTCTTATGTGGCCCTTGAAGGTTTTTAGAAGGAACACATGAAAGAACAATAGCACACAGCCCTAAGCACAAACACTTTGCCACACATTTGACCTACAATATTTTCGAGGCAGTTGTAAGCTATAATCACCATTAGacttgtttatatttttaaaagtactttagatcctaatattaattaaaaaggGTTTCTAACTTCACACCTGGGATAGATGCAATGCTTCTTTTCCACACATCTCTGTTTGAAATTTTCTCTAGGGCTAAAACTGTCTAGGCAAGGCAAGATCATGAAAATTCATCACTTTACTGATGGCTCTaataaggggttttttttcttctaaatagTCAGCACCTTCCGCCATGATCAAAAAGTAAAATCAACTCTGCTACACATTTCTGTTACATTATTTtccatataatttatttttaaaacaacatttaGGCTTTAATTTTAATTGGAGTTCCTTTCCTTCCTTAACAGGGTTTTCCAGACCAAAAGCAGACAGCATTTTCCCCTTGACAAACAACTGCTGTAATTCTGTCTTTAGCCTCTAAGTACTGAAGTCATGAGATGGAAACTTGCCTGATTCTGTTAAAATAATACTGTGGGGCTTCAGGACAAATATTAGTCCAATGTGAAGAAATTTTATCAGCATTCTATCAAACTGCAGGAAATTCTTACACATATTTTCCATGGGTCTACAAACCAGATTGATTATTTAGGCTGCCTGCACCAGAAAAGGCTGGGCACAATTTGCAggatttgatttcttttttctttaacgTATTTAGCAGCATTTCAATCACCATCCAGCTGATCAGCACCACTAAGAGCTCACAGCACCTCCAGTGATAATGATTTCATTGATGCTGCAGCAGAACTTTCATAATGGTTTACTCTGGTTTTAAAGAAACATCAAAGCTCCATGACACCAGCTCTCCCTGACAGCTCACGCAGAACAAAAATTACAGTTCACTTGTGCATATCCAAATATAATCTGCCTAAGGGTGAACAGTTTGTAAATCAAATAATTTGATTGAGGGTACATGCTTTTATTGTGCAGAATACAGACTTCCCATTCAATTTACCAGGTTTTGTTCCACAGAGGAGCAGACACACTCACTGTTCCTTCAGCTGAGATGCCACTGAGCTGTGGAACTCATTAACAGCAGAGAGTAACAAACTAATCAAAAAGCAGAGAATCTGCCAGCCCAGGTAGAGTAGGAACCCAAATTTACACCTGACAAAAGGAGTAATTAGCAAGCTTAAAGACAACAGGAAATATCAGATGGGGCACGGAAGGCATTAATAATTGATACACCAGAACTCTTTGTTATTCCCTTAGAGGGTTTCATTGTTAGAACTGTTAAAGTGCATTTCTTATTAGATTACccactaaaaaaagaaattaaaagcatcTTGCCTATAAGTATTCCAAAATGCtcaccatttttttttgtttccccccTCCCCAAGACTCAGGCTGAAAAGTTTGATCCATCACCTgccaagagcagcacagctcgCAACAGCTGTTTACAAATCAGGAGCTGAACTATTTCTGGTGTCTCCATTTCCACTTACCATCATCATTGTTTTGCTTTAAGTGGTTTATCATGAACTCAATGGGATCATCTGGCTTATGAATTAATAGCTCTTCAAGCATGTTCTGGAAATAAATAGGACAAAGTCAGAGGAAAATTGAACACGGCTCTGCAGTCGTGATAGCTTGCATTTTTACAGCAATGTTACAATGAGGATCCTAAACAGCTTATAaatgcttatttattttctttcacagacAAAATTGAGACTTCAGAACCTATTTTAGATGCTGAAAAACTGATGAGGGTCAGAAAATCGccagtaaaaaaacccaacctatTTAATTCAGTTTATCGATGGTACTTATGGACACCAGAAAGGTTTGGCTCAAGCAGCTTGGGGTTAAAAATGGTTGAGGCAGCACTGACATAAAAACCACACAAAGAGTTTGAAAACCAGAGTTAACTTGAATTTGtgtctctgcagggcaggatgagCCTTCTCTAGCACATTCCTACGAGTTTCTGACTAGCCCAGAGGAGTGCAGAACAGACAAGAGCAGTTGAAAACATAACCCACAGAAATGGCACGTTTCACACCTGTACCAGCCTTGactcctgcaggaaaaggggtggggagaagggggggaaaaaaggcaaaaaaaggccTAAAGCCTTGCCTTGAATGTCTGTTTTGGAGCCCATTTTCATCTTGAACCCTTGAGGTTATACGGAGCCTTGTTTCAGCTGCCACCCATAACAGCAGAGATTTTGCAGTGGTTTCAGGGAGAATTTGGGCTttacaggcaggaaaaaagaaaaaccctgagAAATCCACACATTTCCTAGCAAGACATTTCAGCCCAGTCACGAGTCctctaattaaaattaaacatcaAACAGAACTAATGCTCTAATTTAGACAAGCTGCAGAAATGCTCGTGCTGCAAGAGATGTTTCTGAACAGCAGCCATAACACTTTTATATCTGCAACTAAATTCCATAAAGTCCATCTAGTCCATAAAATTTTATATCCTCACCAACTGATTGTCTCTTATTAGAGTGGcctattttccttttctacttcATCCACTTCATTAGAATAATTAAAACACTCAATTTTGTTTATTAACTGGTGATCGTGCAAGTTCTGATGCATCAAGGTCTGGGTAGCACAGAGCATAAAAgatgaaatttgtatttttattgaaaattcatttaaaaattattactttcCAGCAACATTTATTTAAACTAAACAATCTGGATTCTGCACTACACTTACCAGCACCTGTATAAATAACAAACCTAACAAAATCTGGatttattataattaaaaaatgttcaGGGCTGACAGTGATTGACACTCGCACTGTTTCTTGCCCAAACCCTTTTATTTATCCAATTCTGCTAAACTCAGTTTAATTTCACATGAGTTGTTCTGTTAATCTCTGAGGGAAGTTCATAGTTAGGGTCTCATGTAGTTTTTACATTTTAAGTTTTGTAAGTGTTTAGCACAACAATTTCAAGTTGTGTTTCTGTCATTATTTTGCTCCAACACAACTAAAGCACGACCCTGACTAAATCCCACAAACATTTTATGTAATATGAGTCCCTGCAGCTGAGTTCAATGTCTCGTGGCTTGCAAAACACAgtacttctttaaaaaaaacccaaatcaaaacACAAATATTATGCTGCAATAGTCataataaacagagaaaaagatagcacaaaaaaaacaaaaaaacaaaaaaaaaacccaaccaaaataaaaaaaaacaaaacaaaaaaacaggaaaggaaataaacatGTGTGTGCATTTGAATGAGCGGAAATGATTTTTTAGCAGAgttcagagcagcacacaggggaATGTTCTCCAGCAAGTTCTCCTACCAGAACAGCACCAGGATTTTTAGTCCTTCCCACAAACCTCCCCATGCACGACACAAGGGCTTTTCCCGAACTCCAGAACCAAACCCACCCTACTCTAAAGCAGGGGAACCAGCCCTACCAGGTACCGAAATCACAGCCACGCCACAAGGGCACTTTGCTCGCTTTATTTCTGACACCTCGGCGAACAGGCACAACAGGAACAAAAGGGGAAGGGTTTTACCAGGGGGAATGAACAGCAGAGActgacagccccagctcagccccacagaagCCTCACCGCGTTCCTCCCGCACCCAATTTATCATTGTcccccctttctcctcccctcccgTCCTGCCCCGCCTTCCACCGAGCCTTCCACCGACTCCTTCTTCCGTGGGCTGCCACTTTCTCCCGCAAATCAAATCATACCTATGAGTCTCAGAAACTgccaattaaaataattaatcgGGAGAGCCCACGGCCGCGTCCCGCAGGCGGACACCCGCCCATCACCCTGCACAGGATCCCGCCCCGcctgccccggccctgcccaggctccccgttcacctgcaggagctggaagagcCCCCGCTCCTCCGCGTAGGCGCCCGCGGGCGGCGGCCACGGCCGGGCCGCGTCCTCCGTGTCCGCCTCCGCCATGGCCGCCCTGGCAACGCGACGCGTTGCTAACGGTGACGTCATCGCCGCGCGACAGAAAGCGGCCTATCGCCATCCGGAGGCGTGGTCAGCGCCTCGTTTACAGTAAAGGGAACGAGGAAACGTCATCGAGCGGCGACGGTTGCCATGGAGACGGCGGCGCGGTGGGGCCGAGGGCCCGCGGCCCGCGCTGTCCGCCCGCTCgtcccgcccggcccggccgcgccgccagcccggcccctcccggCAGCTGCCGCACCAACACCGCCCCAACACCGGCCGGTAGGAGCCGCAGGGCCCgccggggcgggagcggggcggccACAGCCGCACGAACGGCCCGGGGGGTCCGGCGGGCCCGGCCGGCCCCAGGGAGcgggagagctggggaggcgCTGGGGCGAGGATTCACAGCCGGGAGAGAagggcctggggctgccccgggcCCGCTGTGGCTGAGGCATGGCCGCACTGCCTTCCCACAGCCCGGCAGCGTCTGTGACATCACATTGGCACCGCTGCCCTCGGGGCTCTGCCGCACAGGCACTGACGGACTGCTGGGGGTCGGGGACTGCAGGGCTTCGGAACAACAGAACGCctctttttcctgcctttttttttttggtaagttTTCCACCAATCTACACAACTCCAGCTCAGGTGAGACGTAGAATTGCATCATTTCTAAAATGCAGCTTCTGTCTCTCCTTTTCCATCCAGATCCAGCAGTAAGTAAACATGAATGAGGTGGTGGAGACCCTGAGGAAGATCGAGGAGAAGTACAagctcttccagcagcagcagttcacCTTCATCAGAGCCCTGGAGCGCACCCGGGAGGAAGCCCATGACATGATCAGACCTGTGTCATCCATTGTCCAGGTACAAACCCCTCAGCACCAAGagctccctgccatggccacagggacagcacGTGGGGCTggagaaatgtttttcctgaagGGAAGATGGACAAAAAGTGCCCAGGAAGGTTTGTGTGTAACTGAAGGGGTGGGGAGAGATCACCTGGGTGGGGCCTCCCGTGATCTCAGAAAAATCTAAATCAAATCAGAATTGTGGATTTGAGACAGCAGAACTCAAGCCCAAAACCCAGATGGATGCCAAAGGCAGAGTGAAAGCCAGGCTGCTGTCAGGATTAGGGCACACAATGAGCTGCTTGTCCTTTCCAAGGCTGCCTCTCCCTGAGAGCAGAAGGGCTTTGCCCATTGCCTTGAAGAGGATTGTGGCAGACATTGCACTGAGCCATTCCATCCCAGTGAGGTGTTCCCATTCTGCCGTTGTCAGCAGCGCTGCCATTTCCCCCCGTGCAGGTGCAGTGCTACAAGGACCACCACTGCTACAACTCCACAGACAGGCGCATCCTCAACATGTTCGTGTCCCTGTGCAACGAGCTGCGCTGCCTGTGCCAGAGGATGGAGACGGTGCACGCTGGGGACAGCGTCACCAACGGCCTTTTGGAGAAGTGCAAATTGCTCCTGAACGACAGCAACGACCTCACTGCCCTTCGAGCCACGTAGgtgcctccccagcccagcccagcccagcccagctcatctcctgggggctggcactgcacaTTCGCCCCTGGCTtctgtcccagccccttcctggcTGTTAGGGAGGGTCCAAggtgctgcccagctgcctgtgccagctcctggcaaCCACTGCCAGTGTCCTGCACTAAAAGAGtgctgctctgtctgtccatcctcTCTCTGGGCAGGTGGGTGCCCTGAGgcccctgcagtgctcaggcaggttcctgctccttctgctgctgctgctgccctgcactgaGCTAATTTCTGCAGGgcagtgtctgtgtgtcctgtccaAGACTCCAGGTCTGTGCCAGGGTGTTTTTTGGCAGGACTCCTCAATCCATGTACAGCTGTCTCCGTGCTTTTGGGGAATGGCTGCCTGTGCACTGCTGTTCTCCCTGGGGCTCTCAGGGTGGCTCCCAGGGCCGCAGGGCTGTTTgtttccctgtgtcctgtgccaaTTGTTTCCCTCTGTCCTGTGCCATTTGTTTCCCTTTGTCCCACAGGTACCCCCACAGGGTTGTGAACTTCCTGAGCATGGAGGAAGCGAGGCATCGCTATGGAGGGGTGGTGAGCCTGCTGCCCATCGTCCTGGACAGCATGAGGGACTGGGTCACACACTCCAAGAAGTACCTGATCCCCAATGTGAGTCATGCATCTGCCATGGCCTTGAAGCACAAATCCCCTTCccaaacagctcctgctgggcacttTGCAGCTCAGATCTccaatagtaataaaaatactgtGCTATTGCAGGAGAAACAGTGCGAGACGTGCAAGTATGAAGACCCACGCTTGGGAAAGAAAGCTCCCTGGATCCCACCAGGGAACACCTCCTGTTAAAGGATCAAAGCTCCTGCATTGTCTGCTCAGCACCTTTAAGCACCTGGCTGATCTAATACAGTGCAATCAACACTAGAGAACCATCCTGAGCCCATTTTCTGCAGCCAGTCTGGGACACAAGCATTGCCTCTCCCTTGCTGATATTTGCACTCTGCTCCTCACATCCCCAcagaagcagctccagctgctccctggggctaGCACTGTAGTGGGAGCAGGGATCAGTCAGGACTCATCAGACTCTAATATCTCAGACATGAGTCTTGGATAAGTTCCTTGAAACAggattttacattttctcaGCCTTCTTCCTGAGGagcatcccttccctgccacagccagcGGGTGAAGGgtgggatgcagagcagcaaagGCCTGGCATTACAGATTCAGACACGTCCCTGACATTTAAACTTGTTTACAGCCCTCCCCCACCTCCACAGAAACAGTTAGGTTCGCTGGACCACAGAATCTCTGTTTACAGGACAAACTTCCCACCCGCCCATCACCTCCCACAGGATCCCGCCCCGCTGCCCCTCCCCGCCTCCCCCGGGCCGGCCCGGCTCCCCGttcacctgcaggagctggaagagcCCCCGCTCCTCCGCGTAGGCCGCCCGCGGGCGGCGGCCACGGCCGGGCCGCGTCCTCCGTGTCCGCCTCCGCCATGGCCGCCCTGGCAACGCGACGCGTTGCTAACGGTGACGTCATCGCCGCGCGACAGAAAGCGGCCTATCGCCATCCGGGGGCGTGGTCAGCTGCCTCGTTTACAGTAAAGGGAACGAGGAAACGTCATCGAACGGCGACGGTTGCCATGGAGACGGCGGCGCGGTGGGGCCGAGGGCCCGCGGCCCGCGCTGTCCGCCCGCTCgtcccgcccggcccggccgcgccgccagcccggcccctcccggCAGCTGCCGCACCAACACCGCCCCAACACCGGCCGGTAGGAGCCGCAGGGCCCgccggggcgggagcggggcggccACAGCCGCACGAACGGCCCGGGGGGTCCGGCGAGCCCGGCCGGCCCCAGGGAGcgggagagctggggaggcgCTGGGGCGAGGATTCACAGCCGGGAGAGAAGGGCCTGGGGCTGCCTCGGCCCCGCTGTGGCTGAGGCATGGCCGCACTGCCTTCCCACAGCCCGGCAGCGTCTGTGACATCACATTGgctgcccacggggctctgCGTCTTTTTGCAGCACCATCACCAAGGCATTATTGATTTATTCCTTGGGGCTCCGGGACTGCAGGGCTTCGGCACAACAGATCTCtggtttttcctcctttttttgctttttttttttttttttgtaattgtgAGAAACGTGCCTCAatctttaaaatcttaaaagtTTTATAAGTGGTAAGAGGGACAAACTAATAACAGCACTGGGTGCTTGGCAACTGCCAGAGGCATGCCAGTTAACTTAAACCAATTTTTCTTATATAGTTTTTCATTACATTGGTCAAATACATTTTCATGAGATTATACATATTCAAAGATTCCTTTGAGTTTTCTTATTCTGGGAATTCTTTTTGCTTGCTTCAACCCTTAACACTTAAGGTGTGTGCCATACTGCAGATGAGAttgatgtattttatttcttcacaaGGGTCCCTGTTCTGTGATTTGGCAGTTAGTGCCAGCTGAAGGGTCAGTGGTAAAATCCTCCTTGCATTCTTTCTTTCAGTGTTTATTTACCTGGTTCTTTTCAATGTTATCATACAGATAAGATACTCCACTCGTACATGAAATCAACATTAGCAATTTCACAAAATTATCTGACTCATTCTCACCATTGTCAGacagttacaaaaataaaaacattaactACTTCTGCAACAGTTAATGTTATAATGCACAGCACAAAATCTCTGTTTTAATATTTGGCGAGAGCCTAAACTAGAATATATTTATCACACTAAAATATATAATCTACTCAGGGATTGGGGTATTAACCATAAAAGGCTGACAAATTATACAACAATAAAAGCAGTGATTACAAACTATgttgtataaaaataatttgcaaaagcCAATGATTACACAGTTATTAATAAGTTTTCCATTAAACTACACTGTCATGGacacattttataaaaaatccttttgctaggatcttttctcctaaGAAGATGAGAGACCTCAGAAACtaaatgtaaccaatggttatctgctgctgtggaatgcatcaggtgcatctgggattggtctcatgtggttgtttttattaatggccaatcacagtctgGGTGTCTCGCAttctctggtcagtcacaagattttattatcattccattcatttcaagccttctgatgaaatctttttcttctatactttagttttaatatatcattttcttttaatataatatatatcataaaataataaatcagccttctgaaacaaggagtcaagattctcatctcttccctcgtcctgggacccctgtgaacaccaccacacctgCACAATTCCAGCTCAGGTGAGACGTAGAATTGCATCATTTCTAAAATGCAGCTTCCTGTCTCTCCTTTTCCATCCAGATCCAGCAGTAAGTAAACATGAATGAGGTGGTGGAGACCCTGAGGAAGATCGAGGAGAAGTACAagctcttccagcagcagcagttcacCTTCATCAGAGCCCTGGAGCGCACCCGGGAGGAAGCCCATGACATGATCAGACCTGTGTCATCCATTGTCCAGGTACAAACccctcagcaccaggagctccctgccatggccacagggacagcacGTGGGGCTggagaaatgtttttcctgaagGGAAGATGGACAAAAAGTGCCCAGGAAGGTTTGTGTGTAACTGAAGGGGTGGGGAGAGATCACCTGGGTGGGGCCTCCCGTGATCTCAGAAGGAATCTCAAGGCTGAGCAGCACTTTCTGCTTTagctgagcactgctggggccCAGCCAGAAACACAGGCTACAGGAAAACAATGAGAGCAAGGCTCCTTCCCCAGGCACACATGGAATCTGTAATCCTCAGCCTGTAGGAAGCAGCATGCCTGGCTCTTCCCCCTGGTATTGGTGCTGCTGTATCTTTCTATAgtgcttattaaaaataatggcTGTGTTACACAGGGAGGATGATGGATTGAGGGCTGAGAGTCCCACGTGGGCAAGGGCTTTGCTGGGCTGCTAAGTGAATTGTCTGGGAATTTTTATAGCATGCTGTACTGAAAAGTAGAACTTAGACCACCTGGAGAcagagaggggaagaaaatcTAAATCAAATCAGAATTGTGGATTTGAGACAGCAGAACTCAAGCCCAAAACCCAGATGGATGCCAAAGGCAGAGTGAAAGCCAGGCTGCTGTCAGGATTAGGGCACACAATGAGCTGCTTGTCCTTTCCAAGGCTGCCTCTCCCTGAGAGCAGAAGGGCTTTGCCCATTGCCTTGAAGAGGATTGTGGCAGACATTGCACTGAGCCATTCCATCCCAGTGAGGTGTTCCCATTCTGCCGTTGTCAGCAGCGCTGCCATTTCCCCCCGTGCAGGTGCAGTGCTACAAGGACCACCACTGCTACAACTCCACAGACAGGCGCATCCTCAACATGTTCGTGTCCCTGTGCAACGAGCTGCGCTGCCTGTGCCAGAGGATGGAGACGGTGCACGCTGGGGACAGCGTCACCAACGGCCTTTTGGAGAAGTGCAAATTGCTCCTGAACGACAGCAACGACCTCACTGCCCTTCGAGCCACGTAGGTGCCTcgccagccagcccagcccagcccagcccagctcatctcctgggggctggcactgcacaTTCGCCCCTGGCTTCTGTCCCAGCCCCTTCATGGCTGTAGGGAGGGTCCAAggtgctgcccagctgcctgtgccagctcctggcaaCCACTGCCAGTGTCCCTGCACTAAAAGTGtgctgctctgtctgtccatcctcTCTCTGGGCAGGTGGGTGCCCTGAGgcccctgcagtgctcaggcaggttcctgctccttcctgctgctgctgctgccctgcactgaGCTAATTTCTGCAGGgcagtgtctgtgtgtcctgtccaAGACTCCAGGTCTGTGCCAGGGTGTTTTTTGGCAGGACTCCTCAATCCATGTACAGCTGTCTCCGTGCTTTTGGGGAATGGCTGCCTGTGCACTGCTGTtctccctggggctcccagggctgcagggctgggactcCTGTGCCAGTTGTTTCCCTCTGTCCCACAGGTACCCCCATGGTGTTGTGAATCACCTGAGCCTGGAGGAAGCACAGCATCGCTATGGAGGGGTGGTGAGCCTGCTGCCCATCGTCCTGGACAGCATGAGGGACTGGGTCACACACTCCAAGCTGAAAGTCCTCTATATTGTGAGTCCTGGATGTGCCAGGTGCAAGAAGGAGAGACCCACTTCCCAAACAGCACCCGCAGCTCTGACCTCCAAGACCTCCAATAGTaatgaaaatactgtaaaattgCAGGAAAAAGATTTCAAGAAATTCCTGGCTGCAAATCAACgtccaaaaaaaaagaaagctccCTGGAGGCCACCAGGCAAACATCCCTATTAAAGGATCAGAGCTCCTGCATCGTCTGCTCAGCACCTTTAAGCACCTGGCTGATCTAATACACTGCAATGAACACTAGAGATCCATCCCGAGTCCTCTTTCTgaagagctgccctgcagccagcccgggaCACAAGCATTGCCTCTCCCTTGCTGATATTGGCACTCTGCTCCTCACATCCccacagaagcagctgcagctccagctgctccctggggccaGCACTGGAAGCAGGGAACTCATCATGCTCTAATCTCTCAGACATGAATCTTGGACAGACATTTGAAACAggattttacattttctcaGCCTTCTTCCTGAGGaacatcccctccctgccataGCCATGGGGTGAAGAAGCTGCCTGTGTGAAGGAtgggatgcagagcagcaaagGCCTGGCATTACAGATTCAGACATGTCTTTGACATTTAGACTTGTCTCTAaagctccctcagccccacagaaataatttggttATCTGGACCACAGAATCTCTGTTTACAGGACACTAAGGAGGTTTCCCATACCTGCCACTGGCTACAGAGGCCAGTGTTcttcagctgtgctctgctgcagctcctcacaccaCAGAACACCTCCCCTTACACCACTTGACTCCTGTGCTGTCAGAGCTGGACATGTAAAAGAGAGCAGGGTTCATTTTGCCCTTAGTTTGTGTGTACTGACTACAGCTAAACAAAATACCTCTGTGCTCCTCAGATCTCTACAAAATAAAAGCCATTTCCAGTCCATGTGATCCATTACAACGTGGTGGGAGCATCATGCTCAGATGGTTCCTGTTCAAACTGCAGActgagctgcctgtgcttttcctgcttcaAGGCAAGGTCAGCATTACATCAGGCCAGATGTCCCACCTGAGGGACAGGCCCACGATGGCCCTGGGGCTCAAAATATAGAATGTGAGGTCAGCACATCTCAGAACCTACAGCCTTTTCTAAGTAAGTGTCCTCCCTGTGTCTGACTGCTCTTGTCCCCTCCAAATTACCTCCTGCTGGAAGACACTCCTGAATAAACAATTTCCCCTCGCATACCAGGCTTGGTTTGCTGTGAGAAAGCTTTTGCCTGAAAATCACCAGTTTTGGCAACAAGCAGCtaaaaacagaaggaagaatTAATACAGAGGAGAGGGCATAGGAAAGACTGACAGCTCAGATGAAATGGAAAGTATTTCCAGAAGCATTTTTATTCCTCACATAACCCCACCTTGTTTTGcactcttttcctttcccctatCCACTTGCACTGCAGTGCACCCACCCAGTCTGGAGTAAAGCCCTATTTTTAGGGAGATTTGATCCAACTGAACTGAACCTTGGTGAACTCAAAATGGTCACAGAGCAACTCCTGGGCACTACTGGGGCCACAGCCAGTGgaatgtcactgtcaccctctCTGGCTTCACTTGAGATCCCTGGTGCAGAGGCAGCTTCAGGCTGAAAAATCCAAGTTGTGGCAGCTGCCCTGTTGTGTTCCATGGTGCAGACAAGTGTCCAGTGACACAGTTGCTGTCTTGGAAAGGTTTTCAGGACAAGCTGCTAAGACTGAATGATGACAAGTGTTGGGGACACAAGAGATGCTATTCCCAGATCTTGTTTCCAACCTTCTTGGCTCTGCCCTATGGTTTAAATTTGAA from Molothrus ater isolate BHLD 08-10-18 breed brown headed cowbird chromosome 20, BPBGC_Mater_1.1, whole genome shotgun sequence harbors:
- the LOC118693584 gene encoding sperm acrosome-associated protein 9-like; translated protein: MNEVVETLRKIEEKYKLFQQQQFTFIRALERTREEAHDMIRPVSSIVQVQCYKDHHCYNSTDRRILNMFVSLCNELRCLCQRMETVHAGDSVTNGLLEKCKLLLNDSNDLTALRATYPHRVVNFLSMEEARHRYGGVVSLLPIVLDSMRDWVTHSKKYLIPNEKQCETCKYEDPRLGKKAPWIPPGNTSC
- the LOC118693305 gene encoding sperm acrosome-associated protein 9-like; this encodes MNEVVETLRKIEEKYKLFQQQQFTFIRALERTREEAHDMIRPVSSIVQVQCYKDHHCYNSTDRRILNMFVSLCNELRCLCQRMETVHAGDSVTNGLLEKCKLLLNDSNDLTALRATYPHGVVNHLSLEEAQHRYGGVVSLLPIVLDSMRDWVTHSKLKVLYIVSPGCARCKKERPTSQTAPAALTSKTSNSNENTVKLQEKDFKKFLAANQRPKKKKAPWRPPGKHPY